A portion of the Corynebacterium jeikeium genome contains these proteins:
- a CDS encoding 30S ribosomal protein S11 — protein MAAPKSARGRRTGRRVVKKNVAQGHAYIKSTFNNTIVSITDPKGAVISWASSGHVGFKGSRKSTPFAAQMAAENAARKAMEHGMKKVDVFVKGPGSGRETAIRSLQAAGLEVSSISDVTPQPHNGCRPPKRRRV, from the coding sequence ATGGCAGCTCCGAAGTCCGCACGCGGCCGTCGTACCGGCCGTCGCGTTGTAAAGAAGAACGTGGCTCAGGGCCACGCATACATCAAGTCCACCTTCAACAACACCATCGTGTCCATCACGGACCCGAAGGGCGCTGTTATCTCGTGGGCCTCCTCTGGTCACGTCGGTTTCAAGGGCTCTCGTAAGTCCACTCCGTTCGCTGCTCAGATGGCCGCCGAGAACGCTGCTCGTAAGGCCATGGAGCACGGTATGAAGAAGGTTGACGTTTTCGTTAAGGGTCCGGGTTCGGGCCGCGAAACCGCCATCCGTTCCCTCCAGGCCGCTGGCCTTGAGGTGTCCTCGATCTCGGATGTGACCCCTCAGCCGCACAACGGCTGCCGTCCGCCGAAGCGTCGTCGCGTCTAG
- a CDS encoding translation initiation factor IF-1 → MAKKEGAIEVEGRVVEPLPNAMFRVELDNGHKVLAHISGKMRQHYIRILPEDRVVVELSPYDLERGRIVYRYK, encoded by the coding sequence ATGGCTAAAAAGGAAGGCGCAATTGAGGTTGAGGGTCGCGTCGTCGAACCCTTGCCGAACGCGATGTTCCGAGTGGAGCTGGACAACGGGCACAAGGTGCTCGCCCATATCAGTGGCAAGATGCGCCAGCACTACATCCGTATTCTCCCGGAAGACCGAGTCGTAGTGGAGCTTTCTCCGTACGATCTCGAGCGTGGGCGAATCGTCTACCGCTACAAGTAA
- the mycP gene encoding type VII secretion-associated serine protease mycosin produces MKNPLFMNAIKTRLTATAALSTVLISTLTAATAVAPSGIAPIAAAQNSQDCVATMLSSESALHEPTVIEKALRFRQAWQLTTGAGITVAVIDTGVSPNERLGEVLDGGDFVDGNSGFVDCDGHGTLVAGIIAGRPGADGFAGLAPDAHVLSIRQTADGEGNLESLAQAIDRAVAEGARVINISLTSCAPAGVMPQGATDVAESVARAEVSGAVVVAAAGNKGDSCQDGSVAWPAVLPEVIAVSAVQFDDAGQAQPAEYAITGQWVNVSAPGGPVLGPDPRTPTGLIDRHVLGSGDNTRDQQIAGTSFATPTVSGTAALLLARNPELSPAQVRDIILNSASPISSGLGLGRGIIAPYDALIWTTVDTAAQHAANPAAAPAPPDLLSSQERNAPLRATGLLLICALGLGAWLLSRPRQRP; encoded by the coding sequence GTGAAAAACCCACTTTTCATGAATGCCATAAAAACTCGTCTCACCGCCACGGCCGCACTTTCCACAGTGCTTATCTCGACGTTGACGGCGGCCACCGCAGTAGCACCGTCGGGCATCGCACCAATAGCGGCTGCCCAGAACAGCCAGGACTGCGTGGCCACGATGCTGTCGTCGGAAAGCGCACTGCATGAACCGACGGTGATCGAAAAAGCGCTTCGGTTTCGCCAAGCATGGCAACTGACGACGGGTGCGGGGATTACGGTGGCGGTAATCGATACCGGGGTCTCACCCAATGAGCGCCTGGGCGAGGTTCTCGACGGTGGCGATTTTGTCGACGGCAACAGCGGGTTCGTAGACTGCGACGGTCACGGAACTCTAGTAGCTGGCATTATTGCAGGCCGGCCCGGTGCCGATGGTTTCGCCGGACTGGCGCCCGACGCGCACGTGTTGTCGATAAGACAAACAGCCGATGGCGAAGGCAATTTGGAGTCGCTGGCACAAGCTATCGACAGGGCCGTCGCGGAGGGCGCGCGGGTCATCAATATCTCGCTCACATCGTGTGCCCCGGCAGGCGTAATGCCCCAAGGTGCAACAGATGTTGCTGAGAGCGTCGCACGCGCGGAAGTCTCAGGCGCAGTAGTGGTCGCAGCGGCAGGCAATAAGGGCGATAGCTGTCAGGACGGATCCGTAGCGTGGCCCGCAGTTCTGCCGGAGGTAATCGCAGTATCAGCAGTACAGTTCGACGATGCCGGCCAAGCACAACCCGCGGAGTATGCAATCACGGGACAATGGGTCAATGTCTCCGCTCCCGGCGGCCCCGTACTCGGTCCCGATCCGCGCACCCCCACCGGTCTCATAGACCGCCACGTGCTCGGGTCCGGGGATAACACCCGAGATCAACAGATTGCCGGCACCAGCTTTGCCACGCCAACCGTGTCGGGCACAGCTGCCCTGCTGCTGGCACGAAACCCAGAGCTTTCCCCAGCACAGGTTCGCGACATCATCCTTAATTCCGCGAGCCCAATTAGTTCCGGGCTCGGCCTTGGTCGCGGCATCATTGCACCTTATGACGCTCTGATTTGGACCACTGTAGACACCGCTGCGCAGCACGCAGCCAACCCCGCTGCCGCACCGGCTCCGCCGGATCTGCTTTCTTCGCAGGAGCGCAATGCACCGCTCCGGGCGACTGGATTGCTCCTGATATGCGCGCTAGGCCTAGGTGCCTGGTTGCTCTCGCGTCCCAGACAGCGGCCCTAG
- the eccB gene encoding type VII secretion protein EccB codes for MPRTPTTPSQVSGHRFLIRRIEHALVRADSRMLHDPLRTRTRALFIGCALVVLLAAGTAVLSLVRPQGGSSSNEQLIVVSGSEGLHVRVNGRLHPVANLASARLILGNPAEPKRVRSSELDKEDISFAVGIEGAPAVPAAPAGSGASGAAKRGSAGAPELALSLCERTVQDLGQPWIVAESLARLEEVRAEPQQLTRTHSDSAVVADGQNLWLITQGYRSRLDVNHPEHAAVSRALGLERAAVRPVSPALLRTIPEVPFLAAPAIPNRGAPTHFAAPFDTVGNVVEVGQRRVIVLDDGAAILSPVLGELLAAHSPVLQASEGQLAAVPVANAPAVPGLPEKPLTFADADGWLCAGRIAGRPQALVQWSQHAPEGRHVDYPHADGSGAAVDGFVDGRSRERSSIAVSVNGAVHVISPEGMRFAVHDRTTLAALGFNASTNADSGGTRPVDWEVLAALRGGPELSKQAALGPLSGTREQPGT; via the coding sequence ATGCCACGTACGCCGACTACGCCTAGCCAGGTCAGCGGTCATCGATTCTTGATTCGTCGGATTGAGCACGCGCTTGTGCGTGCGGATTCGCGAATGCTGCACGATCCTCTGCGCACGCGTACGCGAGCACTGTTTATCGGCTGTGCGCTGGTGGTTTTACTGGCCGCCGGCACTGCGGTGCTGTCGTTGGTGCGGCCGCAGGGCGGTTCGAGCTCCAATGAGCAGCTGATTGTCGTATCGGGGTCGGAGGGCCTGCATGTACGTGTCAATGGTCGATTGCATCCAGTCGCGAATCTCGCATCGGCGCGGTTAATTTTGGGCAATCCTGCTGAGCCGAAGCGGGTGCGCAGTAGCGAGTTGGACAAAGAGGACATCAGTTTTGCTGTCGGGATTGAGGGCGCACCAGCAGTTCCGGCCGCGCCGGCAGGCTCTGGTGCCTCGGGAGCTGCCAAGAGGGGCAGTGCAGGTGCGCCGGAGTTGGCACTGTCTTTATGCGAGCGGACGGTGCAAGACCTCGGGCAGCCGTGGATTGTTGCAGAGTCGCTTGCGCGTCTTGAAGAAGTCCGTGCGGAACCGCAGCAGCTTACCCGAACCCACTCGGACAGTGCCGTCGTTGCCGATGGCCAAAACCTCTGGCTGATTACGCAGGGCTACCGCTCGCGGCTGGATGTCAACCACCCGGAGCACGCCGCTGTTTCTCGAGCGCTGGGGTTGGAACGCGCCGCAGTCCGGCCTGTCAGCCCTGCGTTGCTCAGAACGATTCCGGAGGTTCCGTTTCTGGCCGCGCCAGCAATCCCGAACCGCGGCGCACCCACGCACTTCGCCGCTCCATTCGACACAGTCGGCAATGTGGTTGAGGTCGGGCAGCGGCGCGTTATCGTGCTTGACGACGGTGCCGCGATTCTCTCCCCGGTGCTAGGAGAGCTATTAGCTGCGCATAGCCCAGTTCTGCAGGCCAGTGAGGGGCAGCTGGCGGCAGTTCCCGTTGCGAATGCGCCAGCAGTCCCGGGGCTACCTGAAAAGCCGCTGACGTTTGCCGATGCTGATGGCTGGTTGTGTGCCGGCCGGATAGCAGGACGGCCGCAAGCTCTCGTGCAGTGGTCGCAGCATGCTCCGGAGGGGCGGCACGTGGATTACCCACATGCCGACGGTTCGGGTGCGGCCGTCGACGGTTTCGTGGATGGTCGCAGCCGTGAGCGCAGCTCAATTGCAGTAAGCGTAAATGGGGCCGTACACGTCATTTCGCCAGAGGGGATGCGCTTTGCTGTGCACGATCGCACAACGCTGGCTGCCCTCGGGTTTAATGCATCAACCAATGCCGATAGCGGTGGCACGCGACCAGTGGACTGGGAAGTGCTGGCCGCGTTGCGCGGAGGCCCTGAGCTGAGTAAGCAGGCGGCGCTAGGGCCGCTGTCTGGGACGCGAGAGCAACCAGGCACCTAG
- a CDS encoding 50S ribosomal protein L17, whose amino-acid sequence MPTPKQGSRLGGSASHQKKILANLAKQLIEHGKIKTTDTKAKLLRPYVEKLITKAKRGTLADRRNVAKLLNDNYAVKKLFDEIGPQFADRDGGYTRIIKLGNRKGDNAPISLIALVEEETATAEATRATRAAASKQAEEAKAEEAEATEAEAAEEE is encoded by the coding sequence ATGCCTACCCCTAAGCAGGGTTCCCGTCTCGGCGGCTCCGCTTCGCACCAGAAGAAGATTCTGGCCAACCTCGCGAAGCAGCTCATCGAGCACGGCAAGATTAAGACCACCGACACCAAGGCCAAGCTGCTGCGTCCGTACGTTGAGAAGCTGATCACCAAGGCAAAGCGCGGCACTCTCGCAGATCGCCGCAACGTTGCAAAGCTGCTTAACGACAACTACGCAGTTAAGAAGCTGTTCGACGAGATTGGTCCGCAGTTCGCTGATCGCGACGGCGGCTACACCCGCATCATCAAGCTGGGTAACCGCAAGGGCGACAATGCCCCGATCTCTCTGATTGCTCTGGTTGAGGAAGAGACCGCAACTGCTGAGGCAACTCGCGCAACTCGCGCTGCTGCTTCCAAGCAGGCTGAAGAGGCAAAGGCCGAAGAGGCTGAGGCTACTGAGGCTGAGGCTGCAGAGGAGGAGTAA
- the truA gene encoding tRNA pseudouridine(38-40) synthase TruA, whose protein sequence is MGSTDSDLVRLRFDIAYDGTDFHGWAAQRDKPTGEPVRTVQATLESTLEKVLRTPVQLTVAGRTDAGVHASGQVAHADVPVSCLDTRSIAGDPSNLVRRVARLLPADVTLRGTSFAPPGFDARFSALRRHYVYRVTSCVSGPLPTRARDTAHWRRSVDINRMQVAADALLGLNDFAAFCRHKPHATTTRDLQRFQWFDVSTREEPELYEAHVTADAFCWSMVRSLVGACLSVGEGRRAVGFTEQLLSEEKRSPLVPVAEARGLSLVGVDYPGDADLAARAEQTRERRDARTDGDEA, encoded by the coding sequence ATGGGGAGCACCGACTCCGACCTGGTTCGGTTGCGTTTTGACATTGCCTATGACGGGACCGATTTCCATGGTTGGGCTGCTCAGCGCGATAAGCCTACTGGAGAACCGGTGCGGACTGTGCAGGCGACGTTGGAATCCACTTTGGAGAAGGTGTTGCGCACTCCCGTGCAACTGACTGTGGCCGGTCGTACAGATGCCGGTGTTCATGCCTCCGGGCAGGTGGCTCACGCAGATGTTCCTGTCTCCTGTTTAGACACACGTTCTATCGCAGGGGACCCGAGTAATTTGGTTCGTCGTGTAGCGCGACTATTGCCCGCGGACGTGACGCTTCGGGGCACCTCGTTTGCGCCCCCGGGTTTCGATGCCCGCTTTTCCGCGTTACGTCGGCACTATGTCTATCGCGTCACTAGTTGCGTCAGTGGCCCGCTTCCTACCCGTGCTCGCGATACGGCCCACTGGCGGCGGTCAGTGGACATCAACCGCATGCAGGTGGCGGCTGATGCCCTACTGGGGCTCAATGACTTTGCCGCTTTTTGTCGACACAAGCCACATGCGACGACCACTAGAGATCTACAGCGGTTCCAGTGGTTCGACGTATCTACGCGGGAAGAACCAGAGCTGTACGAGGCCCATGTGACTGCCGACGCGTTCTGCTGGTCTATGGTGCGCTCACTGGTTGGGGCCTGCCTTAGTGTCGGTGAGGGGCGACGTGCGGTTGGATTCACTGAACAGTTGTTGAGTGAAGAGAAGCGTTCCCCGTTGGTCCCGGTGGCAGAGGCGCGTGGGCTCAGCCTGGTAGGTGTTGATTACCCCGGCGATGCTGATTTGGCGGCCAGGGCGGAGCAGACCCGCGAGCGTCGTGATGCCCGGACAGATGGGGACGAGGCTTAA
- a CDS encoding 30S ribosomal protein S4 yields MARYTGPATRKSRRLRVDLVGGDMNFERRPYPPGQAGRARIKESEYLLQLQEKQKARFTYGVMEKQFRRYYAEAHRRPGKTGDNLVVLLESRLDNVVYRAGLARTRRQARQLVSHGHFTVNGKKINVPSFQVSQYDIIDVRPKSQKMIWFEEAQENLVDAVVPAWLQVVPESLRILVHQTPERAQIDIPLQEQLIVEFYSK; encoded by the coding sequence ATGGCCCGTTATACCGGTCCCGCAACCCGTAAGTCCCGTCGTCTCCGCGTCGACCTCGTCGGTGGCGACATGAACTTTGAGCGTCGTCCCTACCCTCCGGGGCAGGCTGGCCGCGCTCGTATCAAGGAGTCGGAGTACCTGCTCCAGCTCCAGGAGAAGCAGAAGGCACGTTTCACCTACGGCGTGATGGAGAAGCAGTTCCGTCGCTACTACGCCGAGGCTCACCGTCGTCCGGGCAAGACTGGCGATAACCTCGTCGTCCTGCTGGAGTCGCGTCTCGACAACGTTGTCTACCGCGCTGGTCTGGCTCGTACCCGTCGCCAGGCTCGTCAGCTGGTTTCCCACGGCCACTTCACCGTTAACGGTAAGAAGATCAACGTGCCGTCCTTCCAGGTAAGCCAGTACGACATCATCGACGTGCGCCCGAAGTCGCAGAAGATGATTTGGTTCGAAGAGGCACAGGAGAACCTGGTCGACGCTGTCGTCCCGGCATGGCTTCAGGTTGTTCCTGAGTCCCTGCGCATCCTCGTGCACCAGACCCCGGAACGCGCACAGATCGACATTCCGCTTCAGGAACAGCTGATCGTCGAGTTCTACTCGAAGTAA
- a CDS encoding DNA-directed RNA polymerase subunit alpha, producing the protein MLISQRPTLTEDYIDSSRSRFVIEPLEPGFGYTLGNSLRRTLLSSIPGAAVTSIRIDGVLHEFTTIPGVKEDVSDIILNIKGLVLSSEFDEPATVYLRREGAGAVTAADIECPAGVEIHNPDHHIATLNDSGRLDIEMIVERGRGYVPATPNSGGEIGRIPMDQIYSPVLKVSYKVEATRVEQRTDFDKLIIDVETKNSITARDAMASAGKTLVELFGLARELNEAAEGIEIGPSPREAEDVAAYQTPIEDLDFSMRSYNCLKREEIHTVGELAARTESDLLDIRNFGDKSINEVKEKLAELGLALKDSPNNFDPAAVADLDAASGDDADWTDGASAGYDE; encoded by the coding sequence ATGCTCATTTCCCAGCGCCCAACGCTGACTGAGGACTACATTGATTCCTCTCGCTCCCGGTTCGTTATCGAGCCGCTGGAGCCGGGTTTCGGTTACACCCTCGGTAACTCCCTTCGTCGTACGTTGCTGTCGTCCATTCCGGGCGCTGCAGTCACCAGCATCCGCATTGACGGTGTGCTGCACGAGTTCACCACTATCCCGGGCGTGAAGGAAGATGTCTCCGATATCATCCTGAACATCAAGGGTCTGGTGCTCTCGAGCGAGTTCGATGAGCCGGCTACCGTTTACCTGCGTCGCGAAGGTGCAGGCGCGGTGACCGCTGCAGACATTGAGTGCCCAGCAGGTGTGGAGATTCATAACCCGGACCACCACATCGCTACTCTCAATGATTCCGGTCGCTTGGATATTGAGATGATCGTTGAGCGTGGTCGTGGCTACGTGCCGGCGACCCCGAACTCCGGTGGCGAAATCGGCCGCATTCCGATGGACCAGATTTACTCGCCAGTTCTGAAGGTCAGCTACAAGGTGGAGGCTACTCGTGTTGAGCAGCGCACCGACTTTGACAAGCTGATCATCGATGTCGAGACCAAGAACTCGATCACCGCCCGCGACGCGATGGCGTCGGCAGGCAAGACTCTGGTTGAGCTGTTCGGTCTGGCACGTGAGCTGAACGAGGCTGCTGAGGGCATCGAGATTGGCCCGAGCCCGCGCGAGGCTGAGGATGTCGCTGCGTACCAGACTCCGATTGAGGATCTGGACTTCTCTATGCGCTCCTACAACTGCCTCAAGCGTGAGGAGATCCACACTGTCGGTGAGCTCGCTGCTCGTACCGAGTCGGATCTGCTGGATATCCGCAACTTCGGTGACAAGTCCATCAATGAGGTCAAGGAGAAGCTCGCTGAGCTTGGCCTCGCTCTGAAGGATTCCCCGAACAACTTCGACCCGGCTGCTGTCGCTGATTTGGACGCTGCCTCGGGTGATGACGCTGACTGGACTGATGGCGCAAGCGCTGGCTACGACGAGTAG
- the map gene encoding type I methionyl aminopeptidase, whose protein sequence is MSFRRRRKVVPARTEGELDAMQAAGEIVGRALLACRDAAKPGVTTADLNEIAHQVIIDAGATPSFLGYEGFPASVCASVNEVIVHGIPSSSTVLADGDLVSIDCGAILDGWHGDSALTFGVGKLSDDVEKLNIATSEVLAEGIKAMVPGARLTDISYALEMATREAELRHDIELGIVDGYGGHGIGREMHMDPFLPNEGKAGKGPRIVEGSVLAIEPMLILGGEWGSDELDDGWTVVSADRMPASHWEHTVAATADGPRILTPRYE, encoded by the coding sequence ATGAGTTTTCGACGCCGCCGCAAAGTAGTTCCTGCCCGCACCGAGGGAGAATTGGATGCGATGCAAGCGGCCGGCGAGATCGTCGGTCGTGCATTGCTAGCCTGCCGAGACGCCGCTAAGCCAGGGGTCACCACGGCAGATCTCAATGAGATTGCGCACCAGGTCATTATCGATGCTGGCGCAACGCCGTCCTTCCTTGGCTACGAAGGCTTCCCGGCATCTGTCTGCGCATCAGTGAACGAAGTAATTGTCCACGGCATTCCGTCTTCGTCTACGGTTCTCGCCGATGGTGATTTAGTCTCAATTGACTGTGGCGCAATCCTGGATGGCTGGCACGGCGATTCGGCACTTACTTTCGGCGTCGGAAAGCTGAGTGACGATGTCGAAAAGCTGAACATTGCGACATCAGAGGTCCTCGCCGAAGGTATTAAGGCCATGGTGCCGGGCGCTCGCCTCACCGATATTTCGTATGCGCTTGAAATGGCCACCCGTGAGGCTGAACTGCGCCACGATATTGAACTCGGCATCGTCGATGGATACGGCGGGCACGGCATTGGGCGCGAGATGCACATGGATCCCTTCCTTCCCAACGAAGGCAAAGCAGGAAAGGGGCCCCGCATCGTCGAAGGCTCCGTTTTGGCCATTGAACCGATGCTCATTCTCGGCGGCGAGTGGGGTAGTGATGAGCTTGACGACGGCTGGACGGTCGTCAGCGCCGATAGAATGCCGGCCTCCCATTGGGAGCACACAGTTGCCGCCACAGCGGACGGCCCCCGTATTTTGACTCCTCGATATGAATAA
- a CDS encoding 30S ribosomal protein S13: MARLAGVDLPRNKRMEVALTYIYGIGPARANELLEKTGISPDLRTDALTDEQVAALRDVIEATWKVEGDLRRQVQADIRRKIEIGSYQGLRHRRGLPVRGQRTKTNARTRKGPKKTIAGKKK, translated from the coding sequence ATGGCACGCCTTGCTGGAGTTGACCTGCCACGCAACAAGCGTATGGAGGTCGCTCTTACCTACATCTATGGCATCGGCCCCGCCCGTGCCAATGAGCTGCTGGAGAAGACCGGCATCTCTCCGGATCTGCGCACCGACGCTCTCACCGATGAGCAGGTTGCTGCGCTGCGTGACGTGATTGAAGCTACCTGGAAGGTCGAGGGTGACCTCCGCCGCCAGGTTCAGGCTGATATCCGCCGCAAGATTGAGATTGGTTCCTACCAGGGTCTGCGCCACCGTCGTGGCCTGCCAGTCCGTGGTCAGCGCACCAAGACCAACGCTCGTACGCGTAAGGGTCCGAAGAAGACGATCGCCGGAAAGAAGAAGTAA
- the eccD gene encoding type VII secretion integral membrane protein EccD — protein MLGELIRVRIDAAHMPEDTNRAHADLALPTNVAIAALVPDILQIFDIDIADFPLAQWQLRTATGTILLADDTLNDAGIAPGERLVVINDPGPVPKPRLFDAADAITDTTYTDGIGTADLVVGCTAALVATASIAAASLSLSSTDSTLAAAISFIALLAVAGGLRLALLRSAKPAIVMSLELQVLILGTSSGLCFVGLDLHRILTDWPPTAAISVALAVIGLIFLISNTGDGDNRITVTLGATSLSAAVTFGIYAAAVALFHNSVQSGALTAASAVILILLAPSIAIKAAGIRVPKVPAAGESFDDSETPEISHNAPKRAGWILDGILCSGTGSLSIFTLVVLFSGAYANKWWPLGMAAAVIVFCAIHSRGQARKVASTCTALAGLAVIVAVAFQQWFEGNWPVAAGLVVPMLAATALAAFPASRISPTTRRIAELTEACSIAVILPIAAIIAEFPEFVSGFFQ, from the coding sequence ATGCTGGGGGAACTCATTCGCGTGCGCATTGATGCCGCACACATGCCCGAAGACACCAACCGAGCACACGCAGACCTTGCGTTACCGACCAACGTCGCAATCGCCGCACTTGTACCGGATATCCTGCAAATTTTCGATATCGACATTGCGGACTTCCCGCTGGCACAGTGGCAGCTACGGACCGCCACTGGCACGATTTTGCTTGCCGACGACACCCTGAACGATGCCGGTATTGCACCAGGCGAACGCCTGGTTGTTATCAACGACCCAGGTCCCGTGCCCAAACCTCGGCTCTTCGATGCCGCCGATGCTATTACCGACACCACCTATACCGACGGTATCGGGACGGCTGATTTGGTTGTTGGCTGTACCGCAGCCCTCGTGGCCACAGCTTCAATCGCAGCTGCCTCATTGAGCTTGAGCAGTACCGATTCCACACTGGCCGCGGCAATCAGCTTCATCGCGCTGCTGGCAGTAGCCGGTGGACTGCGCCTGGCTCTGTTGCGTAGCGCAAAACCGGCGATTGTCATGTCCCTGGAGCTGCAAGTGCTCATTCTGGGCACCTCTTCGGGGCTCTGCTTCGTTGGCCTCGACCTACACCGCATACTCACCGACTGGCCGCCGACTGCTGCGATTAGTGTCGCGCTTGCCGTCATCGGTTTGATTTTTCTCATTTCCAACACCGGCGACGGCGACAACCGCATCACCGTTACCCTGGGCGCGACGAGTCTCAGTGCTGCAGTTACCTTCGGTATTTACGCTGCGGCTGTCGCACTTTTCCACAACTCGGTTCAATCAGGAGCGCTCACCGCTGCTAGTGCAGTCATCCTGATACTGCTGGCACCTTCCATCGCTATCAAGGCTGCCGGTATTCGCGTACCCAAAGTCCCTGCCGCCGGCGAGAGCTTCGATGACAGCGAAACTCCCGAAATATCCCACAACGCACCTAAGCGAGCGGGGTGGATTCTCGATGGCATCCTCTGCAGTGGCACCGGAAGTCTCAGCATCTTCACCCTGGTGGTACTTTTCTCCGGAGCCTATGCGAACAAGTGGTGGCCTCTAGGCATGGCTGCTGCTGTCATAGTCTTTTGTGCAATTCACTCCCGTGGCCAAGCCCGGAAAGTAGCTTCCACCTGTACTGCTTTAGCTGGTCTTGCCGTCATTGTGGCCGTCGCCTTTCAACAGTGGTTCGAGGGCAATTGGCCAGTCGCCGCTGGCCTGGTCGTCCCCATGCTTGCAGCCACCGCCTTAGCCGCATTTCCCGCGTCACGCATCTCACCTACAACGCGCCGCATAGCTGAGCTAACCGAGGCCTGCAGTATCGCCGTTATTTTGCCCATTGCGGCCATCATTGCCGAATTCCCTGAGTTCGTAAGTGGGTTCTTCCAGTGA